One window from the genome of Mucilaginibacter ginsenosidivorans encodes:
- a CDS encoding NAD(P)/FAD-dependent oxidoreductase — METITTDICIIGAGPVGLFAVFEAGLLKMRCHLVDVLPQVGGQLSEIYPQKPIYDIPGFPTVNAQELVDNLMEQIAPFHPTFSLGERVEQLHQLDDDSFIIQTNEGTEVNCKAVVIAGGLGCFEPRKPAIDRLEEFEGKGVAYMIRNPEAYRNKRVVLSGGGDSALDWTIFLANIASEVTLVHRGDTFRGAPDSADKVFDLAASGHINLVLQSHITGINGNGHLQEINIIDHDKNKASIEADHLIPLYGLTPKLGPIADWGLNIDKSAIEVNTFDYSTNVPGIYAIGDINTYPGKLKLILCGFHEAALMVQSAFKHVYPEQKLSFKYTTVYGVTAF, encoded by the coding sequence ATGGAGACCATAACTACTGATATTTGCATTATTGGCGCAGGGCCGGTTGGCTTATTCGCAGTTTTTGAAGCCGGCTTATTAAAAATGCGCTGCCATCTCGTCGATGTATTGCCGCAGGTTGGCGGGCAACTTTCCGAAATATACCCGCAAAAACCCATTTATGATATCCCTGGTTTTCCGACAGTGAACGCGCAGGAACTGGTTGATAACCTGATGGAGCAGATAGCTCCGTTCCATCCAACATTCTCCCTGGGCGAACGCGTCGAACAATTGCATCAACTGGATGATGATTCCTTTATTATTCAAACTAACGAAGGCACAGAGGTCAATTGCAAAGCGGTTGTAATAGCAGGGGGACTGGGTTGCTTCGAACCACGTAAGCCGGCCATCGATCGCCTGGAGGAATTTGAGGGCAAGGGTGTTGCATACATGATCAGGAACCCCGAGGCTTATCGTAATAAACGGGTTGTATTATCCGGCGGCGGCGACTCGGCACTCGACTGGACCATCTTTTTAGCCAATATTGCATCAGAAGTAACCCTTGTGCACCGGGGAGATACTTTCCGTGGTGCGCCTGATTCTGCTGACAAGGTTTTTGACCTGGCAGCTAGCGGGCATATCAACCTGGTATTGCAATCGCACATTACAGGCATAAACGGGAATGGTCACTTACAGGAAATAAATATCATTGATCACGATAAAAATAAAGCGTCTATTGAAGCCGACCATTTGATACCGTTATATGGCCTTACGCCAAAACTGGGCCCAATTGCCGATTGGGGTTTGAATATCGATAAATCGGCCATTGAAGTCAATACGTTTGACTATTCAACCAATGTACCGGGCATCTATGCCATTGGTGATATCAATACATACCCCGGTAAACTAAAACTGATCCTCTGTGGTTTCCACGAAGCTGCGTTAATGGTCCAAAGCGCGTTCAAACATGTTTACCCCGAACAAAAACTGAGCTTTAAATATACAACTGTTTATGGCGTAACCGCCTTTTGA
- a CDS encoding 2Fe-2S iron-sulfur cluster-binding protein, whose translation MITLTIEDRDGSRRPVEIPEDINLSLMDVLKASEHHILATCGGMALCATCHVQVVEGPESYFHPTDTELDLLDTLPDAGPDSRLACQLRIKEDMDGMVFRIRGEA comes from the coding sequence ATGATAACATTAACCATAGAAGACCGCGACGGCAGCCGCCGCCCGGTTGAAATACCCGAAGATATTAACCTGAGCCTTATGGATGTTTTAAAAGCATCGGAGCATCATATACTTGCTACCTGCGGCGGTATGGCCCTTTGCGCCACCTGCCACGTACAGGTTGTAGAAGGACCGGAATCTTACTTTCACCCCACCGATACCGAGCTCGACTTGCTTGATACCTTACCCGACGCCGGTCCGGACAGTCGGCTGGCCTGTCAGCTGCGCATTAAAGAGGATATGGATGGGATGGTTTTCCGGATACGGGGAGAAGCGTAA
- a CDS encoding gluconate 2-dehydrogenase subunit 3 family protein yields the protein MNRRDSLKALVVGGISTSVLVEACKQPAKETTGGAAAGGKEPDQADRMAEEKEVAKKLREMPKFFTDNEMATITILGDIIIPKDDVSGSASDAKVPEFIEFIVKDMPEHQVPMRGGLRWLDMQCLKRYEKAFKDCNHTQQMEMVDEIAWPKKAKPEMHQGVSFFNLMRNLTATGFYTSEIGVKDVGYMGNTPNQWNGVPDDVLKQYNMAYTEKELKECISFDSKA from the coding sequence ATGAACAGAAGAGATTCGTTAAAAGCATTGGTAGTAGGCGGCATATCCACATCGGTTTTGGTGGAAGCCTGTAAACAGCCTGCCAAAGAAACAACCGGGGGCGCTGCTGCCGGCGGCAAAGAGCCCGATCAGGCCGACAGGATGGCCGAGGAAAAAGAAGTGGCGAAAAAGCTGCGCGAAATGCCTAAATTTTTCACGGACAACGAGATGGCCACTATTACCATTTTGGGGGACATTATTATTCCAAAGGATGATGTAAGCGGCAGTGCATCTGATGCAAAAGTTCCGGAGTTTATTGAGTTTATCGTAAAAGACATGCCCGAACACCAGGTGCCCATGCGCGGCGGTTTACGCTGGTTGGATATGCAATGCCTGAAGCGGTATGAAAAGGCATTTAAGGATTGCAACCATACCCAGCAGATGGAAATGGTGGACGAGATAGCCTGGCCGAAGAAAGCGAAACCCGAAATGCACCAGGGCGTATCATTTTTTAACCTGATGCGCAACCTTACCGCTACAGGTTTTTATACGTCAGAAATAGGGGTGAAGGATGTTGGCTATATGGGCAATACGCCAAACCAATGGAACGGCGTACCGGACGACGTATTAAAACAATACAATATGGCTTACACCGAAAAGGAATTAAAGGAATGTATCAGTTTTGATAGTAAAGCCTGA
- a CDS encoding GMC family oxidoreductase, producing MDDIQIKKRSKKYDAIIVGSGAGGGMAAYVLANAGLKVCLLEAGPNYDPRENSSQLKNPWDSPRRGASTKFRPFGDFDGCYWGWEIDGEPYTQKDGSNWEWWRARMVGGRTNHWGRISLRFGPNDFKRYSIDGLGDDWPIGYEDVKPYYDKIDQLIGVFGTNEGLYNDPDGIFLPPPKPRLHELFIKKAAGHVNIPVIPSRLSILTKKINKTREACFYCAQCGRSCKIYGDFSSSSVLVKPAVETGNVDLVVNAMAREVLTNRDGLASGVSYVDKTDMQEYQVYGRTVILAASAAESARLMLNSKSPRFPNGIANSSGVVGKYLHDSTGADMGGIIPELFDRKRYNEDGVGGMHVYTPWWLDNKKDKLDFPRGYHIEYGGGFGMPLYGFNWGIENLNGAYKIKGKQKEAGGYGASLKEDYRYFFGAHVGMAGRGEGIAREDSYCEIDPDVVDKYGIPVLRFHTKWSDYEVNQAKHMKETFKEILHSMGAVVTWGGDDGPHNNYGLHNPGNIIHEAGTVRMGNDPKKSPLNKYSQAHDVKNLFCVDGGQFVSQADKNITWTILALSMRASEYIVDQLKKQNI from the coding sequence ATGGACGATATACAGATCAAGAAACGATCCAAAAAGTATGACGCTATCATTGTTGGTTCGGGAGCAGGGGGTGGCATGGCGGCGTATGTACTTGCTAATGCAGGTTTAAAGGTTTGTTTACTTGAAGCCGGACCGAATTACGATCCGCGCGAAAATTCATCTCAGTTAAAAAACCCATGGGATTCGCCACGCAGGGGTGCAAGTACCAAGTTCAGACCCTTCGGCGATTTTGACGGCTGTTACTGGGGATGGGAGATCGACGGCGAGCCGTACACCCAAAAGGACGGCAGTAACTGGGAATGGTGGCGTGCCCGTATGGTGGGCGGACGTACCAATCACTGGGGGCGTATATCGTTACGTTTTGGTCCAAATGATTTTAAAAGATACAGCATAGATGGATTAGGGGATGACTGGCCGATAGGATATGAGGACGTGAAGCCCTATTATGATAAGATCGATCAGTTGATAGGTGTATTTGGTACCAACGAAGGATTGTATAACGATCCGGATGGTATTTTTCTGCCACCGCCCAAACCCCGTTTGCACGAGCTTTTTATAAAAAAGGCGGCGGGGCATGTCAACATACCCGTAATACCTTCCCGGTTATCTATCTTGACCAAAAAAATAAATAAAACGCGTGAAGCCTGCTTTTACTGCGCGCAGTGTGGCAGAAGCTGTAAGATATACGGCGATTTTTCATCGTCATCGGTGCTTGTAAAACCGGCGGTTGAAACCGGGAACGTTGACCTGGTGGTAAATGCCATGGCCCGCGAGGTATTAACCAATCGCGACGGATTGGCCAGTGGTGTATCATACGTTGATAAAACCGACATGCAGGAATACCAGGTTTACGGGCGTACCGTAATACTGGCAGCCAGTGCAGCCGAAAGTGCGAGGTTGATGCTGAACTCCAAATCGCCCCGCTTCCCCAATGGTATCGCCAACTCGAGCGGCGTTGTAGGTAAATACCTGCACGATTCGACCGGCGCGGATATGGGAGGAATTATCCCCGAATTGTTCGACAGGAAGCGTTATAATGAGGATGGCGTAGGCGGCATGCACGTGTATACACCGTGGTGGCTTGATAATAAAAAGGATAAACTCGATTTCCCGCGCGGTTACCATATTGAGTACGGCGGCGGTTTTGGTATGCCTTTATACGGTTTTAACTGGGGTATCGAGAATCTGAACGGTGCTTATAAGATCAAAGGCAAGCAAAAAGAGGCGGGCGGTTACGGTGCTTCACTGAAAGAGGATTATCGTTATTTCTTTGGCGCACACGTAGGAATGGCTGGCCGTGGCGAGGGGATTGCGCGTGAGGACAGTTATTGTGAAATAGACCCGGATGTGGTGGATAAATATGGTATACCAGTTTTACGATTCCACACGAAATGGAGCGATTACGAGGTTAACCAGGCTAAGCACATGAAGGAAACCTTTAAAGAAATATTACATAGCATGGGTGCTGTTGTGACATGGGGCGGCGATGATGGTCCGCACAATAATTACGGGTTGCATAACCCGGGAAATATCATCCACGAAGCAGGTACGGTTCGTATGGGTAATGACCCGAAAAAGTCGCCGTTGAACAAATACAGCCAGGCACATGATGTAAAAAACCTGTTTTGTGTGGACGGCGGCCAGTTTGTATCGCAGGCGGATAAAAATATCACCTGGACCATACTGGCTCTGAGCATGCGCGCATCAGAGTATATAGTTGACCAATTGAAGAAACAAAATATTTAA
- a CDS encoding DUF58 domain-containing protein, translating into MPSLQEEQDIRHLANLELLARQVVEGFITGLHQSPFHGFSVEFAEHRLYNNGESVKNIDWKLFARTDKLFVKQFEEETNLRCYLLLDTSSSMNFPEKGLNKLQFSVYAVASLMYLFKRQRDAFGLCLFSDKIDMLSRARSTSSHMFHLYAELEKAYNQPKTNATTNITDVLHHVAEEIHTRSMIIIFSDMLENNYTEEKLNALFAAIQHLKYNKHEVVIFNVNDRKKEVDFDFDNRPHHFVDIESGEELKIHPGKIRDAYKANLDNYRHQLELKCAQYHIDLVDANIHDGYNNILKAYLVKRNSMV; encoded by the coding sequence ATGCCTTCATTACAGGAAGAACAGGACATACGTCACCTGGCCAATCTTGAGTTATTGGCCCGCCAGGTGGTGGAAGGTTTCATTACGGGTTTACATCAGAGTCCTTTTCATGGGTTTTCGGTTGAATTTGCCGAGCACCGGTTATATAACAATGGCGAATCGGTTAAAAATATCGACTGGAAACTATTCGCCCGGACAGATAAGCTGTTTGTAAAACAATTTGAAGAAGAAACTAACCTGCGGTGCTACCTGTTACTGGATACTTCATCGTCCATGAACTTTCCCGAAAAAGGGCTAAATAAGCTTCAATTTTCTGTTTATGCCGTAGCATCGCTAATGTACTTGTTCAAAAGACAACGGGATGCGTTTGGGTTGTGCCTGTTTTCAGATAAGATAGACATGCTGAGCCGTGCCCGGTCGACATCGTCGCATATGTTTCATTTATATGCTGAACTGGAGAAGGCTTACAATCAGCCCAAAACAAACGCGACAACCAATATAACCGATGTGCTGCACCACGTAGCCGAGGAGATACACACACGCTCAATGATCATTATTTTCAGCGATATGCTTGAAAATAATTACACCGAAGAAAAACTGAACGCCCTGTTTGCCGCGATACAGCATTTGAAATACAACAAGCACGAGGTGGTGATCTTTAATGTGAACGACCGGAAAAAGGAGGTGGATTTTGATTTCGATAACCGCCCGCACCATTTTGTAGATATTGAAAGCGGGGAGGAATTGAAAATACATCCTGGTAAAATACGCGACGCTTATAAAGCCAATTTGGATAATTACCGGCATCAATTGGAGCTGAAATGCGCTCAATACCATATTGATCTGGTAGATGCCAATATTCACGATGGGTACAATAATATCCTGAAAGCCTACCTGGTAAAGCGAAACAGCATGGTTTAA
- the trxA gene encoding thioredoxin: protein MALEITDANFEELVLKSDKPVLVDFWAEWCGPCRMVGPVVEEISKEYSGKAVVGKVNVDNNPGISMKFGIRNIPALLYFNKGEIVDKQIGAVPKSVLAGKLDKQLA from the coding sequence ATGGCTTTAGAAATAACTGATGCAAACTTTGAGGAATTGGTCCTTAAATCAGATAAACCGGTTTTAGTTGACTTTTGGGCAGAATGGTGCGGTCCGTGTCGCATGGTGGGCCCGGTAGTTGAGGAAATCTCAAAGGAATACAGCGGCAAGGCTGTTGTAGGCAAAGTGAATGTGGATAATAACCCCGGTATATCGATGAAGTTCGGCATCCGCAACATCCCGGCTTTATTGTACTTCAATAAAGGTGAGATCGTTGACAAGCAGATCGGCGCTGTTCCAAAATCTGTACTTGCAGGCAAGCTTGACAAACAGTTAGCATAA
- a CDS encoding carboxypeptidase-like regulatory domain-containing protein, whose translation MRWLTVLLIFFYAGANAQTINGRVLADSTGKPLTATIITHSGNHVSSNNYGDFSITVSGIGDTVKVSAIGYKTYLYPIKNLKQTNIIVRLKQVSILLNEVAVKAERNHKKDSITLRKDYAAIFNYQPKKVTDAFVPPPSDVPFTFVSINLLTLLSAVTHKHDPSYKLKKELLLDEEADYVHTRFNRSLVTKVTRLQGDSVSLFMDKYYPKAEWVRRTSDYDLIRYIKAKLLEFRKKD comes from the coding sequence ATGCGATGGTTAACTGTCCTGTTAATATTTTTCTATGCCGGTGCAAATGCTCAAACGATCAACGGCAGGGTACTGGCCGATAGTACGGGTAAGCCCTTAACAGCGACTATCATCACCCATTCGGGCAATCATGTTTCCAGTAATAATTACGGCGATTTCAGCATAACAGTTTCCGGGATAGGGGATACCGTCAAGGTATCTGCCATTGGCTATAAAACGTACCTATATCCCATTAAAAACCTGAAGCAAACTAATATCATCGTCAGGCTAAAGCAGGTATCGATCCTGCTTAATGAAGTGGCTGTTAAAGCCGAAAGGAACCATAAGAAAGACTCTATTACGCTGCGGAAAGACTATGCTGCTATTTTCAATTATCAGCCTAAAAAAGTAACGGACGCCTTTGTTCCGCCGCCATCTGATGTGCCGTTTACATTCGTAAGCATCAATCTGCTAACGCTGTTAAGCGCCGTTACCCATAAGCACGACCCAAGCTATAAGTTAAAAAAGGAGTTATTGCTCGACGAAGAGGCCGACTATGTTCATACCCGGTTTAACCGCAGCCTGGTAACAAAGGTGACCCGATTACAGGGCGATTCGGTGAGCTTGTTTATGGACAAATATTATCCCAAAGCAGAGTGGGTGCGCAGGACGAGCGATTATGATTTGATCCGATACATTAAAGCTAAGTTATTGGAATTCAGGAAAAAAGACTGA